In a single window of the Zea mays cultivar B73 chromosome 5, Zm-B73-REFERENCE-NAM-5.0, whole genome shotgun sequence genome:
- the LOC100278543 gene encoding uncharacterized protein LOC100278543 isoform 1 (isoform 1 is encoded by transcript variant 1): protein MAETVGFASGDAAAWRAALAAYDRRLAALDKPDLVAVDSFYRHDLPALLRCRDPDPFLAKPELVRLLQWKLSRGKWRPRLMDFVKGLDDAVVESASRKAFAALPDLRRAITELTVLKGVGPATASAVLAAYAPDVAPFMSDEAMVAALGNSKEYTLKQYLAFADKLQAKAKELSIGEESFTPSDVERALWSSAIASKSPPSGNPKRESKMHGKRKR from the exons ATGGCCGAGACGGTGGGCTTCGCGAGCGGCGACGCGGCGGCGTGGCGCGCAGCGCTGGCCGCGTACGACCGCCGTCTCGCGGCCCTAGACAAACCCGACCTCGTGGCCGTGGACTCCTTTTACCGCCACGACCTGCCCGCGCTCCTGCGCTGCCGTGACCCGGATCCTTTCCTCGCCAAGCCCGAGCTGGTGCGCCTCCTCCAGTGGAAGCTCTCTCGCGGCAAGTGGAG ACCGAGGCTGATGGATTTCGTCAAGGGCTTGGACGACGCCGTGGTGGAGTCGGCGTCGCGCAAGGCGTTCGCGGCTTTGCCCGACCTCAGAAGGGCCATCACCGAGCTTACCGTGCTCAAGGGAGTCGGACCCGCCACTGCGTCCGCCGTGCTCGCTGCGTATGCACCTGATGTCGCACCGTTCATGTCTGACGAG GCGATGGTAGCAGCCTTGGGCAATTCAAAGGAGTACACTCTGAAGCAGTACCTTGCATTTGCTGATAAATTGCAGGCAAAAGCGAAG GAACTGAGCATAGGAGAAGAAAGTTTCACACCCTCAGATGTCGAGAGAGCACTGTGGAGCTCGGCAATTGCGTCCAAGTCACCACCAAGCGGTAACCCAAAGAGGGAATCAAAGATGCATGGCAAGAGGAAAAGATGA
- the LOC100278543 gene encoding uncharacterized protein LOC100278543 isoform 2 (isoform 2 is encoded by transcript variant 2) codes for MAETVGFASGDAAAWRAALAAYDRRLAALDKPDLVAVDSFYRHDLPALLRCRDPDPFLAKPELVRLLQWKLSRGKWRPRLMDFVKGLDDAVVESASRKAFAALPDLRRAITELTVLKGVGPATASAVLAAYAPDVAPFMSDEPWAIQRSTL; via the exons ATGGCCGAGACGGTGGGCTTCGCGAGCGGCGACGCGGCGGCGTGGCGCGCAGCGCTGGCCGCGTACGACCGCCGTCTCGCGGCCCTAGACAAACCCGACCTCGTGGCCGTGGACTCCTTTTACCGCCACGACCTGCCCGCGCTCCTGCGCTGCCGTGACCCGGATCCTTTCCTCGCCAAGCCCGAGCTGGTGCGCCTCCTCCAGTGGAAGCTCTCTCGCGGCAAGTGGAG ACCGAGGCTGATGGATTTCGTCAAGGGCTTGGACGACGCCGTGGTGGAGTCGGCGTCGCGCAAGGCGTTCGCGGCTTTGCCCGACCTCAGAAGGGCCATCACCGAGCTTACCGTGCTCAAGGGAGTCGGACCCGCCACTGCGTCCGCCGTGCTCGCTGCGTATGCACCTGATGTCGCACCGTTCATGTCTGACGAG CCTTGGGCAATTCAAAGGAGTACACTCTGA
- the LOC100278543 gene encoding uncharacterized protein isoform X1 yields the protein MAETVGFASGDAAAWRAALAAYDRRLAALDKPDLVAVDSFYRHDLPALLRCRDPDPFLAKPELVRLLQWKLSRGKWRPRLMDFVKGLDDAVVESASRKAFAALPDLRRAITELTVLKGVGPATASAVLAAYAPDVAPFMSDEAKAKELSIGEESFTPSDVERALWSSAIASKSPPSGNPKRESKMHGKRKR from the exons ATGGCCGAGACGGTGGGCTTCGCGAGCGGCGACGCGGCGGCGTGGCGCGCAGCGCTGGCCGCGTACGACCGCCGTCTCGCGGCCCTAGACAAACCCGACCTCGTGGCCGTGGACTCCTTTTACCGCCACGACCTGCCCGCGCTCCTGCGCTGCCGTGACCCGGATCCTTTCCTCGCCAAGCCCGAGCTGGTGCGCCTCCTCCAGTGGAAGCTCTCTCGCGGCAAGTGGAG ACCGAGGCTGATGGATTTCGTCAAGGGCTTGGACGACGCCGTGGTGGAGTCGGCGTCGCGCAAGGCGTTCGCGGCTTTGCCCGACCTCAGAAGGGCCATCACCGAGCTTACCGTGCTCAAGGGAGTCGGACCCGCCACTGCGTCCGCCGTGCTCGCTGCGTATGCACCTGATGTCGCACCGTTCATGTCTGACGAG GCAAAAGCGAAG GAACTGAGCATAGGAGAAGAAAGTTTCACACCCTCAGATGTCGAGAGAGCACTGTGGAGCTCGGCAATTGCGTCCAAGTCACCACCAAGCGGTAACCCAAAGAGGGAATCAAAGATGCATGGCAAGAGGAAAAGATGA
- the LOC100278543 gene encoding uncharacterized protein isoform X2: MAETVGFASGDAAAWRAALAAYDRRLAALDKPDLVAVDSFYRHDLPALLRCRDPDPFLAKPELVRLLQWKLSRGKWRPRLMDFVKGLDDAVVESASRKAFAALPDLRRAITELTVLKGVGPATASAVLAAYAPDVAPFMSDEELSIGEESFTPSDVERALWSSAIASKSPPSGNPKRESKMHGKRKR, from the exons ATGGCCGAGACGGTGGGCTTCGCGAGCGGCGACGCGGCGGCGTGGCGCGCAGCGCTGGCCGCGTACGACCGCCGTCTCGCGGCCCTAGACAAACCCGACCTCGTGGCCGTGGACTCCTTTTACCGCCACGACCTGCCCGCGCTCCTGCGCTGCCGTGACCCGGATCCTTTCCTCGCCAAGCCCGAGCTGGTGCGCCTCCTCCAGTGGAAGCTCTCTCGCGGCAAGTGGAG ACCGAGGCTGATGGATTTCGTCAAGGGCTTGGACGACGCCGTGGTGGAGTCGGCGTCGCGCAAGGCGTTCGCGGCTTTGCCCGACCTCAGAAGGGCCATCACCGAGCTTACCGTGCTCAAGGGAGTCGGACCCGCCACTGCGTCCGCCGTGCTCGCTGCGTATGCACCTGATGTCGCACCGTTCATGTCTGACGAG GAACTGAGCATAGGAGAAGAAAGTTTCACACCCTCAGATGTCGAGAGAGCACTGTGGAGCTCGGCAATTGCGTCCAAGTCACCACCAAGCGGTAACCCAAAGAGGGAATCAAAGATGCATGGCAAGAGGAAAAGATGA